Part of the Myxococcus guangdongensis genome is shown below.
CCACTGCGGGCGGATGGCCGCCGAGGCGGGGCTGGAGAGCAGCCGCTCGGGGGTGAGCACGTCGTCGGAGAAGCGGGCGCGCGTGGGGGCTTCTCCCGTGGCCTGGGCCACCGCGGACACCGCCTGGGCCTCCGCGCGCGCGCTCAGCTCCGCGTCCGCGCGCTGCCTCGCCGCGCTGGGCAGCCAGTCCGACACCGCGCGGTAGCCCGTGAGCACCTTCTGTGCGACGAGCGGGTCCAGCTTCGCCTTGAGCGCGGCCTCCCGCTCCAGCACCTGCTCCGAGTCGTCGCCGCCCACCAGGAAGAACTGGGCGGGGCTGGGCAGGCCGAGCAGGCGCCCCAGCTCGCGCTGGTCGGAGATGAGGTGCGCGGGCGCGTTCTGGAGCTGGCGCACGTCGTCGCGCGTGCCCAGCCGCCACAGGCCGCCGACGACGAACAGGCCGAGCGCCGCCGTCCCCACCCACCACGCGGGCGTGTGCGTGAAGCGCGGCCAGCGTGACAGCGACGCGGCGAAGCGGGTGGCGAAGGACGTCACCGGCAGCTCGCCCGTGTCCAGCAGGGGGAACCAGCACGCGACGGTGAGGAACGCGGCGACCAGGCCCGTGGCGGAGAAGAGCGCCATCTGCCGCAGGCCGGGGAAGGGGGCCACGCCCAGCGCCAGGTACGCCACCACGCTGGTGGCCAGCGCGAGCACCATGCCGGGCAGCAGGCCCCGCATCAGCGGCCAGCGCTCCGAGGGGGGCTTGCCCTGGCGCGCGGCGAAGTAGTGGAAGCCGTAGTCCTCCGCCACGCCCACCAGGCTGGAGCCGAACACCAGCGTGAGCAGGTGCACCCGCTCGAAGACGAGGGCCGTGACGCTCAACGCGACGGCGCACCCGAGCGCGAGCGACACGCCGACCAGGACGATGGGCCGCACCGAGCGGAAGGTGAGCCAGACGAGCAGCAGCACCGCCGCGAGCGAGCCGATGCCGATGGTGGACATCTCCGAGCTGGCCTGGGACGCGGCGGCCTCCGCGTACAGCGGCACGCCCGCGGACACCATCCGGCTGCCGGGCACCTGCGCCTCCATGGCCGCGCGGGCCCGCGCCACCGCGGAGGTGATGTTCCCCTCGTCGCCCAGCGCGAACGCGGACACCTGGCTGTGCCACGCGAGCAGCACCCACTCACGTCCCTCGCCCGACAACCACAAGCGTCCATCGCGGGGGCGCGCGGTGCTCTCCGCCGCGCGCGCCGCCCACCAGTCGGGCCACAGGCCCAGCGGGTCCGCCTCCCAGTCCGTCAGCCGGGGGCCCGCGGGCTGGTACAGCTTCATCAGGGCGGTGCCGCCCAACTCCTCCGGGCTCGCCTTCGACAGCCACTCGCGCTGCGAGGACGTCAAGAGCCTGTCGCGATAGGGCCGGTACAAATCCAGCGCCGTGTCCAGCGCGGAGGCATCCAGCGCGGAGGCCTTCAGCGGCGAGTCGTCGCGCGACAGCTCCGCCTTGACGACGTCCGCCGCGCGCTGGGCCGAGTCCCAGTCCTCCGCGCCCACCAGCATCACCAGCTCACGGCCGGCCTGGTCGGCGAGCTTGCGCGTGGCGGCGCCGACCTCGGGGGCCTGCTCGTCCTCGGGCAACAGCGCCAGCACATCCGTGTCCAGGCGCGCCGAGCGCCAGAACCAGACCTGGTGCGCCCCCACGGAGAGGACCACCAGCAGCCACAGGATGGCGGCCTTATTTCGCAAGGCGTCCGGCTTCCGCGTCGCTGGGAGGAGGCGTCTGGCTCAGCTTGTCGAACAGGATGACGCTCGAGTCTCCGCGAGCCTCCTCCAACTGCACGCGCCGCACGTACTTGTCGCCCTCCAGGTGGATGCTCCGGAACACGCGCTGCAGGCCGGTGTCCGTGGGCGTGAGCGTCAGCTTCCAGCCCTCCGCGCCCACCAGCTCACCGTCGACCTTGAAGCGCTTGGCGAGCGCCTTCACGTCGCCGGACAGGAGCGCGAACATCACCTCGTTCACCGCGGCGAGCCCCGGCTCCTTGCTCGCGTCCAGGTGGTACGCCGCCGCGCCCGTGCCCTGCTCGGCGCTCAGCGACTTGCGCGTCAGCGTGAGGGTGGAGGCGAAGGGCTGCTTCGTGTCCCACAGCACGCCCTGCTCGCGCGACAGGAGGAAGGCCCCGCGCGACACCAGCGGCTTCTTGAAGCCGGAGACCGTCTTCTTCTGCTCGAAGTCGCCGCGCAGGAGCGGCACGTCCGCGAGCCGCTCGCGGACCTGGGACACCACGTCACGGGCGCTCGCCGCCGCTCCCCAGAGCAGCGCCACGAGCAGGAGCACGCGCTTCATTCGGGCTTCACCCCCAGCCGCTGCCAGAGCACCGGCGGACAGACGTACAGCATCTCCTGGGTGGCGATGGACACGGCGACCTGGATGGTGTGGGCCTGGTTCACCTTCTGGCCCGTGT
Proteins encoded:
- a CDS encoding MMPL family transporter, producing MRNKAAILWLLVVLSVGAHQVWFWRSARLDTDVLALLPEDEQAPEVGAATRKLADQAGRELVMLVGAEDWDSAQRAADVVKAELSRDDSPLKASALDASALDTALDLYRPYRDRLLTSSQREWLSKASPEELGGTALMKLYQPAGPRLTDWEADPLGLWPDWWAARAAESTARPRDGRLWLSGEGREWVLLAWHSQVSAFALGDEGNITSAVARARAAMEAQVPGSRMVSAGVPLYAEAAASQASSEMSTIGIGSLAAVLLLVWLTFRSVRPIVLVGVSLALGCAVALSVTALVFERVHLLTLVFGSSLVGVAEDYGFHYFAARQGKPPSERWPLMRGLLPGMVLALATSVVAYLALGVAPFPGLRQMALFSATGLVAAFLTVACWFPLLDTGELPVTSFATRFAASLSRWPRFTHTPAWWVGTAALGLFVVGGLWRLGTRDDVRQLQNAPAHLISDQRELGRLLGLPSPAQFFLVGGDDSEQVLEREAALKAKLDPLVAQKVLTGYRAVSDWLPSAARQRADAELSARAEAQAVSAVAQATGEAPTRARFSDDVLTPERLLSSPASAAIRPQWLGRLGDSQFSIVMLRGLNDPSVLPRVADVAQGLEGVRWVDKTREISSLLERYRELMGGLIVLGYVAVLLLLVARFRRQAWRAWVPTVLGTLVTLACFGWAGEPLQLFTVLGLMLLLGMGVDYGIFMLEHPGDDSAWLAVALAGVSTLLSFGLLGLSATPALRSFGLTMLLGEVTIWVLTPCCRLPSGKDVS
- a CDS encoding LolA family protein; translation: MKRVLLLVALLWGAAASARDVVSQVRERLADVPLLRGDFEQKKTVSGFKKPLVSRGAFLLSREQGVLWDTKQPFASTLTLTRKSLSAEQGTGAAAYHLDASKEPGLAAVNEVMFALLSGDVKALAKRFKVDGELVGAEGWKLTLTPTDTGLQRVFRSIHLEGDKYVRRVQLEEARGDSSVILFDKLSQTPPPSDAEAGRLAK